The Kluyveromyces lactis strain NRRL Y-1140 chromosome B complete sequence genome contains a region encoding:
- the MNL1 gene encoding alpha-1,2-mannosidase MNL1 (similar to uniprot|P38888 Saccharomyces cerevisiae YHR204W MNL1 Alpha mannosidase-like protein of the endoplasmic reticulum required for degradation of glycoproteins but not for processing of N-linked oligosaccharides), producing MELNLISLWFFIWVILVRTVDCFKAEPYSFTKNELNQYKDQVKELFYHGFNSYLEYGYPYDEVLPIACVPMKRRFDDPYDTNTNDVLGNFTTTLVDSFTTLAVLGDKKGFADAINLFHKTVPETFDIDSTVQLFETTIRLLGGMMSAHIYATDPRTKVYLGKDNYDGFLLRRCIALGDKLLMAYLSPTGLPVPRINLRYGTRIDPKLIEENNAAATASPLFEFRLLSMLTLNDTYREVSEFSFNRTWDLRSELNLVPMSFSPYDTTIYNEVTGIGASIDSFYETALKGSILFDDSWLYSVWETAISALNSYSKTDWFYSNVGVSHGKTVVLWIDSLSAFFPGLLTLDGRLEDARKKHIMFSKLWSTYGGIPERWNFVQSPPTTEELDSPSLSIDLEWYPLRPEFIESTYYLYRATKDVYYLNIGIRILKDLQHRFKTRCGFAGLQDVTTGEVQDRMESFVLGETLKYLYLLFDEDNELHTTLWNHIFSTEAHPFWIDVGLKRRYESYRREADPPHVTTEMYQFHLLKAKNWMRRTKSPNRRINHAKKKLDGQCISPELAYTKRQSNRQGFQDSDVLSDPKLFEIDFRYQATLEQPAWNKGYIPFELTPELYSHWSFSQQKICLVPLTKAFEGTIGSRDPDSTLISTHQWSSDARMYRFQSIYGIKIAFLDFTWHPNSIEVQDPNSKFDLYDVLNKQNCKPKDDTSIHTYTVTAIDGIDLGDNDVVVVNKSSLFFDDSSKESYISINRKSQLLINCIPITNIFVL from the coding sequence ATGGAACTGAATCTCATTTCTTTATGGTTTTTCATATGGGTCATTCTGGTAAGAACTGTTGACTGTTTTAAAGCCGAGCCGTACTCTTTCACCAAGAACGAATTGAACCAATATAAGGACCAAGTCAAGGAGTTATTCTATCATGGATTCAATTCTTATTTAGAATATGGATACCCGTATGATGAGGTACTACCCATCGCGTGCGTTCCTATGAAACGGAGATTCGATGATCCTTACGATACCAATACCAACGATGTCTTGGGTAATTTCACGACCACTTTAGTCGATTCATTTACGACACTCGCTGTATTGGGCGATAAGAAGGGATTCGCTGATGCAATCAATTTATTTCATAAAACGGTGCCCgaaacttttgatattgacTCTACGGTGCAATTGTTTGAAACTACAATTCGATTACTCGGTGGGATGATGTCTGCGCATATATATGCAACAGACCCACGCACCAAGGTTTACTTGGGTAAAGATAACTATGATGGATTTTTGCTACGAAGATGTATTGCCCTAGGTGATAAGTTGCTTATGGCATACCTATCTCCCACAGGTTTACCTGTACCCAGGATAAATCTCCGTTACGGTACTCGGATTGATCCCAAACTTATTGAGGAGAATAATGCTGCTGCGACAGCATCTCCATTGTTTGAATTCAGGCTGCTTTCGATGTTGACGTTGAATGATACTTACCGCGAAGTCTCTGAATTTTCATTCAACAGAACCTGGGATCTTAGATCAGAATTGAATCTCGTTCCAATGTCGTTCAGTCCATACGATACCACGATATACAACGAGGTTACAGGTATTGGTGCATCGATTGATTCATTTTACGAAACTGCTCTTAAGGGTTCCATCTTATTCGATGATTCGTGGCTCTATAGTGTGTGGGAAACTGCAATATCCGCCCTTAACTCTTACTCAAAGACAGATTGGTTCTACAGTAACGTTGGAGTATCTCATGGTAAAACTGTCGTTCTTTGGATAGATTCGTTAAGTGCTTTCTTTCCTGGTCTACTGACTTTAGATGGAAGGCTGGAAGATGCAAGGAAGAAACACATAATGTTTTCCAAACTATGGTCTACATACGGTGGTATCCCAGAAAGATGGAACTTTGTGCAATCGCCACCGACCACCGAAGAATTAGACTCACCCTCATTGTCGATAGATTTAGAATGGTATCCATTGAGACCGGAGTTCATTGAATCGACGTATTACCTTTACAGAGCCACTAAAGACgtttattatttgaatatCGGTATTCGAATTCTAAAAGATCTACAGCATCGCTTCAAGACTAGGTGTGGATTTGCGGGGCTACAGGATGTGACTACTGGAGAAGTTCAAGACCGAATGGAATCATTTGTCCTAGGGGAGACGTTGAAGTATCTGTATTTATTGTTCGATGAGGATAACGAATTGCATACAACGCTATGGAATCATATTTTCAGTACAGAAGCGCATCCATTCTGGATCGATGTGGGTTTAAAGAGACGTTACGAATCATACAGGAGGGAAGCAGACCCACCTCATGTTACTACAGAAATGTACCAGTTCCATTTGCTAAAGGCGAAAAACTGGATGAGAAGGACCAAATCTCCTAACAGGAGAATTAACCATgctaagaagaaactagaTGGCCAATGTATTTCTCCTGAACTGGCGTACACCAAGAGACAATCGAATAGACAAGGTTTCCAAGATTCCGACGTGCTATCCGATCCAAAACTGTTTGAAATAGATTTCAGATATCAGGCTACCTTGGAACAACCTGCATGGAACAAAGGATACATACCTTTCGAGCTAACACCAGAACTATACTCTCATTGGTCTTTCTCCCAACAGAAAATTTGTCTGGTCCCATTGACAAAAGCATTCGAAGGAACCATAGGAAGCAGAGACCCGGACTCAACACTGATATCGACACACCAATGGTCTTCTGACGCTCGAATGTACCGGTTCCAATCAATCTACGGTATCAAGATCGCTTTCCTCGATTTTACATGGCACCCGAACTCTATTGAAGTGCAGGACCCTAACTCGAAATTCGATCTATATGATGTCTTGAACAAGCAAAACTGTAAACCCAAAGACGATACAAGCATACATACCTACACAGTAACCGCAATAGATGGCATTGACCTTGGTGACAACGACGTAGTCGTTGTCAATAAATCAAGCCTCTTCTTCGATGACTCGAGCAAAGAGAGCTACATCTCGATAAATCGCAAATCTCAACTGCTCATCAACTGCATACCAATAACTAATATCTTCGTTTTGTAA
- a CDS encoding 40S ribosomal protein eS4 (highly similar to uniprot|P05753 Saccharomyces cerevisiae YJR145C RPS4A or to YHR203C uniprot|P05753 Saccharomyces cerevisiae YHR203C RPS4B), producing the protein MARGPKKHLKRLAAPHHWMLDKLSGCYAPRPSAGPHKLRESLPLIVFLRNRLKYALNGREVKAILMQRHVKVDGKVRTDTTFPAGFMDVITLEATNENFRLVYDVKGRFAVHRITDEEASYKLAKVKKVQLGKKGIPYVVTHDGRTIRYPDPNIKVNDTVKVDLATGTITDFIKFDTGKLVYVTGGRNLGRVGTIVHRERHEGGFDLVHIKDSLENTFVTRLNNVFVIGEPGRPWISLPKGKGIKLTISEERDRRRAQHGL; encoded by the exons ATGGCTAGAGGACC AAAGAAGCATCTAAAGAGATTAGCAGCTCCACATCATTGGATGTTGGACAAGTTGTCCGGTTGTTACGCACCAAGACCATCTGCTGGTCCACACAAGTTGCGTGAATCCTTGCCATTGATCGTTTTCTTGAGAAACAGATTAAAGTATGCTTTGAACGGTCGTGAAGTCAAGGCCATCTTGATGCAACGTCATGTCAAGGTTGACGGTAAGGTCAGAACCGACACTACTTTCCCAGCTGGTTTCATGGATGTTATCACCTTGGAAGCTACCAACGAAAACTTCAGATTGGTCTACGATGTTAAGGGTAGATTCGCTGTCCACCGTAtcactgatgaagaagcttcCTACAAGTTGGCTAAGGTCAAGAAGGTTCAACTAGGTAAGAAGGGTATTCCATACGTCGTTACCCACGACGGTAGAACCATCAGATACCCAGACCCAAACATCAAGGTTAACGACACCGTTAAGGTTGATTTGGCTACTGGTACTATCACcgatttcatcaaattcgACACTGGTAAGTTGGTTTATGTTACCGGTGGTCGTAACTTGGGTAGAGTTGGTACCATCGTCCACAGAGAAAGACACGAAGGTGGTTTCGATTTGGTTCACATCAAGgattctttggaaaacacTTTCGTCACCAGATTGAACAACGTTTTCGTCATCGGTGAACCAGGTAGACCATGGATCTCCTTGCCAAAGGGTAAGGGTATCAAGTTGACCATCTCTGAAGAACGTGACCGTAGAAGAGCTCAACATGGTTTGTAA
- the SMN1 gene encoding Smn1p (similar to uniprot|P38887 Saccharomyces cerevisiae YHR202W) — MFSKLRVPWTKGSSFMQFIAKQRTVKFTTSFWRIYRCVLPPTMIELLSVVVLAVYALPFFLSCTLGAVLPFTPQQSVLSTVERETDKLRDLDIGQLNFLHTTDTHGWLGSHLNQDNYNAKWGDLISFIDKFKRNVVRDNDLLIIDTGDKHDGNGFSDATQPNGLNSTQIFNELDYDLLTLGNHELYVEDNTVLEYYETVMNPKFSNKYVSSNVEFIKEDGSVVPFGSKYRYFKTEKHGLRVLALSFLFDFKRYNKRAQVTPVSKEIKKPWFNEVTGNYSREEVDILLVFGHMPISDPENREINHLHAKLRHIYPNTVIQYFGAHTHIRDFVELDNKASALQSGRFCETVGFASIDDITKESPVVSRKYIDFNLDSFLHHSKSRNTKEFDTEKGVEVNQRLDRLREYLNLTTKYGDVPSTYYMYNKPLSSPHNIYHLLTEKVLPRLAPENSDANESLTSRIIMINTGAIRYDLYKGPFTADTEYTISPFSNSWNYIQLPARLAIQVESYLNGLGPILTLNAVGKEHRQCPFVDDKTLSKGYTTSDDLGCEGDDTAHRSEHQYRIPNVVQSVDIVDEDEDKVDFVYVSFIQPFVLQALNDLNEDQNIVNHSFNESDCRIYGVTSIKDLLRGYIISLNQS, encoded by the coding sequence ATGTTTAGCAAACTCAGAGTACCCTGGACGAAAGGTAGCTCTTTTATGCAGTTTATTGCCAAACAAAGAACCGTGAAATTTACTACTTCTTTTTGGAGGATATACAGGTGTGTTCTTCCACCGACGATGATTGAACTACTGAGTGTTGTAGTATTGGCAGTTTATGCCCTTCCCTTTTTTCTATCCTGTACGTTAGGGGCCGTTTTACCTTTCACTCCACAACAAAGTGTTTTATCCACAGTAGAACGTGAAACTGATAAACTTAGAGATTTAGACATTGGacaattgaattttttaCACACCACGGACACTCACGGTTGGTTAGGCTCTCATTTAAACCAGGACAATTATAATGCCAAATGGGGAGATCtcatttcatttattgATAAGTTCAAGCGAAATGTAGTTCGTGACAACGATCTCTTGATAATCGATACAGGCGACAAGCACGATGGAAATGGGTTCAGTGATGCGACCCAGCCAAATGGATTGAACTCTACTCAGATATTTAATGAACTGGATTATGATTTATTGACGTTGGGAAACCATGAATTATACGTTGAGGACAATACTGTTTTGGAATATTACGAAACAGTTATGAATCCCAAATTCAGCAATAAATATGTTTCGAGCAATGTggaattcatcaaagaagatggatCAGTTGTGCCATTTGGCTCTAAGTATCGTTACTTTAAAACAGAGAAACACGGTTTAAGAGTCTTGGCATTATCCTTTCTATTCGACTTCAAGAGGTATAACAAAAGAGCCCAAGTAACACCGgtttccaaagaaattaaaaaacCTTGGTTCAATGAAGTTACTGGAAACTACTCCAGGGAAGAGGTTGACATTTTATTGGTTTTTGGGCATATGCCTATTAGTGACCCAGAAAATCGCGAGATCAACCATCTACATGCAAAGTTAAGGCATATTTATCCGAACACTGTCATCCAATACTTCGGTGCTCACACTCATATCCGCGATTTTGTAGAATTAGACAACAAGGCGTCTGCTCTTCAAAGTGGAAGATTCTGTGAGACTGTAGGATTTGCATCAATTGACGACATTACGAAGGAATCCCCTGTTGTGTCAAGAAAATACATTGACTTCAACTTAGATTCTTTCTTGCATCATTCAAAGAGCAGGAACACCAAGGAATTTGACACCGAAAAGGGCGTCGAAGTCAATCAGCGTTTAGATCGTTTAAGagaatatttgaacttaACTACCAAATATGGTGATGTACCTTCCACTTATTACATGTACAATAAACCCCTCTCCTCACCGCACAATATTTATCATCTTTTAACCGAAAAAGTGCTACCTAGATTAGCGCCTGAAAATTCAGATGCCAACGAATCGTTAACCTCCCgaataataatgataaatACTGGTGCAATCAGGTACGACTTATATAAAGGCCCTTTCACAGCTGACACTGAGTATACTATTTCACCCTTCTCAAATTCATGGAACTATATTCAATTACCTGCGAGGTTAGCGATACAAGTCGAATCATATTTAAATGGCCTGGGTCCGATTCTGACGTTGAACGCCGTGGGTAAAGAACATCGCCAATGTCcatttgttgatgataaaaCACTCTCCAAAGGATATACCACATCCGACGATCTTGGATGTGAAGGCGACGACACAGCACACCGCAGTGAACATCAATACAGGATTCCTAACGTTGTACAGTCCGTtgatattgttgatgaagatgaagataaaGTTGATTTCGTGTATGTTAGTTTTATCCAGCCCTTCGTTTTGCAAGCCTTGAACGACTTAAATGAAGATCAAAACATCGTGAACCACTCATTCAATGAGTCGGACTGTAGAATTTATGGTGTTACATCAATAAAGGATCTTCTTCGTGGATATATCATCTCACTAAACCAGTCATAA